ctctccctgccctgaGCATCACCGTCTCTTCGGATGTGGACACTCTCTCGTGCCGGGGGACAGTTGTATTCGATTGTGGAGGAGGCACCGCACTGCGTGTTCCTTTGATGTTCTGGGATCGATCTTTGGCTTCCACTAACTTGATCTCCAAGGTGAGGGGCAAGTAAACTCTGCATAAAGCTTTGGTGGCAcgtgttttcattttcccttgaTGGCAGGGTATTTCCTGTGGGAATACCCTGCACTGGCTGGTAGGGCaatctcttctgcctctctATGGACGGCCCAGTGTTTTGACTGATCCGAAACGCTTGGGACTGCATGCCCCTGAGGGATGACACAGAGTTACCGATTTCGCTGTTTCTTGAAGCCTGTACATCGAAGTTGCCcgttggttgttggtttggtcCAGCTGGCTTAAACGTCTGACAATCAGAAAGCCGCTGCACATCTGAGCCAACTGTATGGTCGACAGGTAAGCGGCCCTGCATATTATGAATCACCAACCCTTTATTCCTAGAAACATCAAGATAGCTCCGCATTTCAAGCTGGTCAGGAACCCGAGGGCCTTGGAGAGATATTCCTATTCTCTGTTCTGAATTTGAGGGTGTCTTCCCAATGAGTGCCTCAGCAGAGTAGCTGGAaactctgtttctttcctgcctgTGAGGGGTGCACGTCATATCTGATGGTCTGGTTACGATACTTGCCTGGGACACCATTTGCTGCTCTAAGCCCCTTGAAGTCATCAGTCTTTGCATCTGATTGTGCCCCGACACGTGTTCAGAACCTGAaccttgctgcctgctgctaACATCCTGTTGCTGTTGATGCATAATATCCTGATTTATATGGCTCTGAGGGTGGTTATGGTGGTTCCTGCTTGTTGCAGGATTTTCACAGTTCTTTTCAGGCTGGGAAGCTCCAAAGtgctgctgcatctgctgctgcatttgctgGTGGTGAGGATGAGGCTGACCACCTTTTTGCCGTGCCTGGTCACTTCCGTGGTGTTTCTGCTGTAGAGAAAGCTGCGTGGCTTGCGTTCCCTGGATGAGATTTCGCTTCTTTTGCATCTGCACCTCCTGCTGCATTGCTCGCTGTTGGTGGACACCATGGGGTTGAGAGTGGACTGAGTTTTCCCCGTGTGTAACATGGTGCTGCAGCTGATACAAGTGATGCCTTTCCCTTAACTGACCAGCCTGCTGTTGCTTTAAGTATGGGTGATTACTGTGAAGGTGAGATATGCCTTGAGCAGGAACGTGTTGAATTGGCTGCAAGTGCTGCCCTGCCTGGCCTTGCTGCTCTGAAATTGATGGCTGAGAACTGCACTGGACTTCAGTTTGCCTCAGAGCTGCTGTTACGAAGTTGCTGTTGGGTGGGAATAACCTATTAAGGCCATCAGTATGCCCTTGATTGCTCACTGATACCACCGAATTGGATGAATTAGGGGGAATCTGACTGACCAGCATCTGTGTTTGATCAGCAATACTCTCTGGTGTTCGGTTCATCAACGCCATCCCTTCAAGCCTTATGGGTGCTGTCTGACACTGCTTTTGCCTCTTTGCTGTCGAAAGCAGAAGGTCATCTTGAACAGCCCGTTTGGCGGAGTCTTTGCGACCTTCATGATTTTGCTGCTTTAAGTGTGAttcctgcagctgggaagcCTGCATGGTGCTTGCCCTAATAGCATTCAGTTGTTCCTGAGCATATTCACTCATCATAGCAGGTCCTGGAGACTGATTGACGTATGTGCTAGATGGAAGGGGGAGGCTCACAGTTGAAGGGACTATTGCTGGCTCTGAAGACTGGGATAAACTTGAGCAACTCACAAGGGGATGGACAATGCGACTCTGGTGTATTAGATTATTCACACTTAAACTTGTTAGGCTTGGTGACTGGGAAGAGGAAATCTGCAGAGAAGTGTTTGATGTTTCCACACCTCCCACAGAGCAGCTTGGATTCTCAACCTGTCTATCAACATTTGTCTGGACTGTATCTTGAGCACTGAATTTGTTGGGCGCTGCTTCCAATGGCCCagcattgttttctttcactggctGAGGTTTAAAAGGCTGTTGCTCTCTCTCCAAAGGTGCAACCTCAGTTGACTTTGCGATGGCATCCCTCACGTTAACCTGTATTCCTCCACCGCCTTTCTCAAGGTTTTCCTGGTCAAAAATAGCTCTTGCTGCAAGAGCCACAATGTCAGTCTGTTCTGCAAATGTGCAGCTATTACATGTACTGGTTGAGGTGCTGCTAGTGATGTCTTCTCTGGTGGTATCTGGCAGCATAGATGCAACTGAGAAGCCTCGACTGCTGCCAGAGCTAGTTGACATGGGGGAGTCTGCCTGCCTGCTGGCGATAAGGGAAGCACCGACCACTTCCTGATCAGAAATGCAGGAGTGATGCTGGGAGAGAGCATCACCTTCCGTGTTCATTAGCAAGAGTTCCTGCTTGTCGGGCAAATCCACATTTGGTTCTGCTGATTTAGGGTTTTCCATGGGAAAATCAGAATGCTCCCCCTGAACGGCAAACGAAGAggttttttccacagctgttctttcttttgtgaGATCAGACAGCATTTTGGTTAGACCCTGTCCTTCCAGCAAGTCTGCATCTTGCATCACCGTTGAGGAATCCTGCGCAACGCTGCAGGGCTCTGAAACCGTTCCTGCCTTGGAAGGATgacctgctgtgctgctctgtgctgctgacatCCCAGCAACCTGGGGCTGTGCTTCGGTAGGAGAGGATGTTAAGGTGCTGGGGGGGTCACAGGGTTTGGAAGACTCTGATGAGGCAGAGTCGGTTGATGGATGGTTCGGAGATCCTTGGGCCTGCTGGTGCGGAGCATCTTTGGCAGCTGGTGGGACCAGCGGCAGCTGCTCTGACACCACGGACTCCAGCAGCGAGGAAGCGGGTGCCTCTGCGGAGCTCAGCTCAGGGGCAGGGCAGGTTTTCACTGCCTGCTCAGAGCGTGCAGTGTCTTTGGAAGGAGAGTCAGGAACACTGACACCACTCGATGCTGCCGTACCACTCGCCTGCGACGTCGTTaaagcttgtgctgctgctggagcggTTTCAAGCAGCCCCTCACCATTTGAATGCTTTGCCACCGTTTCCACAGCAGTACAGTCCACCTTCCCTGCATCTTTGCAAGGAAATGCTGGGCAGGACGCTTTACTGATAATTGCTTGGTGTTTCTTCGTACTTGGCTTTTTGTTGGTCCTTTTGGACTTTGCACTGGCTGGCAAGCTAGCAGCCGCTTTTTTGGGGGAAGCATTTATTGAATTGGATGCAGTAGTTAATACCGGAACCTCTGCAGGTACTGAAGTTGCCACAGAAGTTGGCAATGACACACAGTTAACTGTGGCAATCTGGTTACTGACAGTTGTGGGATTGGGAGGATGGTTGAGAGACAAGTGTAAGCAGCTCTGTCCAGCCATCTGCGATATGCTCTGATTGAGGTTAGCTAAAGCACCAAACGTATTGAGGGCAACATTGGTATTTGGATCTTCGCTGGTGGTGGGTTGAATAATTTGCATAGGGGCTTGATTGGAAGCTCCAGATGAAGACATCACAGGCTGCAATGCAAAAAGCTGCCCATTTAATGAGATAGTTTGAGGATGTTGTTGATTGGACATTGTAACTGAAAACGTTTGCGTAGAGCTAGAAGATGGCAAAGACGATGGTCTTGGCAATATATGGACAAGGTGTTTCCCTCCGAAAGTCTGTGGAAGTGACACATTTtggatggagctgctggagtttGCAATTGCAGTTGGCCCATTCATGGGAACTCTCACAGAAGCAGagggctgagcagagaggaggggaagaggatTCTGGTTAGCAGCTTGTATAATGACAATTTGCTGACTAACGGTTTGGCTGGGAACTTCTGCTCTCACAATCGGAGGGCACGGAGTGGGGTTTGGAGGCTGGAGAATGATGACATTCTGGTTAGCTGGTGCTCCTGTAACAGCTGCTGCGACTGGCTGAGCCATCTGAATCACCTGCATAGCTGAATTTAATGGAAGGAGATTTCCTGCAGCCTGAGTTTTAACCTGTGGCTGGCTGATTAATGGCTGCATAGGTAAGGGTGGGCACGAGGGCAAGGTAACTACAATCTGTTCAGCTGCTTGGCCATCCCCAGGCAGAGAAGTATTCAAACTGATACTTGCAGTCAAAGGcctgctgtgagcagaagaTACAGTACCAGCACCATTAACTGGCTCGTTTAATACTGCAGTCATTATACCAGATGGTGTTTGGCTTAGTGGCTGAACAGTATTTCCTGCTAGCTGCAAAGTTGTCCATGTGGTCTGTGTGTTTCCAGCTGAAGGCATCCGTGTAAGGCTACTCATGTTTTTCAAGTCCGAAGTGCCAACACCTGAAGAGCCTGAAAAAGACCAGCAGTTCTCTAGGGAAATGGCAGGCAGAGTGCTTATTGCCGTCGCAGCTTTAActccttctgctgcagaagtCACAGGCATCCCAGCACTACTTACTAGGTCTGTACTTTTGAGGACGTTTACAGAGGAAGAACTATCTGCAGCAGACAGTCTCGCAGATGGCACACCAGCTGTGTCCGTGGGTGAAACGACACAGCTTTCCTGAAGGTCACTCCTAGAATTCTGTGCATCTGAGCAAGCTGCATTCACCTGTGGAACTTTGGAGGCTTCCGTGGAGGCACTGGAAGGAAGGCTGATTCCCTGGAGGAGTGTTTTCTTAGTTAATTTAGTGCCCTCCTCATCAGTTTTACTTTTGGGAAGGTTTTGATCATTCTGTAGTGCATTACCTGAAGAACACTGGAGCTCCTGTTCTGTTCCGGATCGAGATGCGCTCTGCGAGCCAGTGGTAGCAGTGGTAAGCACGCCTCGCTCATTGTCTGGGGTGGAAAGCTCAAGAACATTCCCTGCTGGAGCTGTCTGAGCAGATGCCACTGGAGAAACTGTAGTTTGTGGCCATGGCTTGTTTTCTGTGGGGTAAATACCAGAAATCGTCACAGGAGTCACAAGGTTGCAAGTTCTCTGGACTGGCACAACATTGGCGGTTTGCTTTTGTAAATTATGACCAACATTAAATGTTATTCCCTGGACAGATGCTCCCTGGTTATTTCCATTGGGTTGACTCCCATTTGAATAGACAATGATGTTCTTTTGAACCTGATCGCTGGGAATAACAACCGAGACCTTGGCATTTTTGAGATTTCCCTTCCAGTGGATTGTAGGGTCATCATACAGGCAAATATCATTTGCTTTCAGTAGCTCGATGTATCTCCCATTCTCCTTTTGCAgttcatccagctgttttcGGAGTTTTTTTATCTCTTCAGCTACAAAACAGTGAGAGCACTCCATTACATCAGCACCAGAGCAAATACTAGGTAACATTACCCCATGATTTGCACATTAAATGCTACGTAGTATTGAAATAAATAGTTAATTATGTATGACCTCTTCAAATGGGTAacataatgaaaatgaagactCTTATCCTGATAAGCCTCTCTACTTAAGTGGGAAAGTGAATGAACTTCATAGACTATTCCATTGCCAACAGCAAGACATGTCAAACTATTTAGTTATTAAAAACCATCAGGACAAACCCAGATGAAACTGAACACTCATTAAATTGTTTAATTATGGAAAGATGAACACATTAATGttcttttccctgctccttTGCAAGCACTAAAACTGTTTGTATGTAATTTGATAATCTCGTGGTTTTGCAGGACAATTAGGTTTCATTACTTCTAAAAATGATAatcaaaattaaatatgaaGCACTTACGTACAGCCACAAACCCCAGCAATGCACTTGGAGATGGCTCACCTAACTAGAAAAATCACCTAGGTTTTTCAAGCCAAATTACACCACCAAGATAAAAATGAACTATCAAGAACTCCATTCTATGGGTAGAAATAAAACTCACAAACTGCAAATGAGCTCTGAGATTATTTCTGTCATACCTCCATCACAATATTTGTATGCATCTGTTCAAGAAGGTTTGAGATgatgcatttttattaaataggCTGTTATCATTTACAGCATctaaaaggagaagaaatggctcTATGCATGAGAAACTCCattgttttaatggaaaaaatctAACTAAAGTTTGTCAGAAATCATTCTGGTCACTACAGTGGACTAAATCAGGATGGAATCTACTAGACGATGCCGCATCACCTATAAGCTCTGTAATTACATCACAACACAATTGCTCCATATTCTCTCAGCTATGTACAAGAACGCACACTTGGGCATTTTGCTGGCTTCttgtttcagctgtgtttttcctGTATGTCCACAATGTCTTGGAATTCCCAAGCGTGTTGATCCAGGCTTTGCTGTTAGTCCGTACGAACAGACACACACTGGAAGTGAGTGACAGAAATTCTagagcctccagcagcacctgTACTTACCCTGTTCATTGTTCCCTCCATTTAACAGAAGTTCATCATTCtgtcttttcatttctgttataTACTTAAAGGCCTGATCCAGGATCATGTTCTTGCTCTTTGAAAGAAAACGTGGATAAAATTAGGATAAAGGTCTATAGTTGGTAGATCCATTGATGCTACTGACCCCAATGCCATGAGCTTTTATAGAATAACATTTTCAGTGCTGGAGCTGACATTTTCCAATGCCCAAAGGTAGCTACTAAGGCCACGGAACCCGAACACCAAGCATCATTTCTTGCTGAGCAGCCTGAAATTTGTGTTCACAAACAAACATATACATCAGATGAAATTTCCAGGATACtgctttggaaatattttcttaggaaagaaacaaacaaggaaCAATTATCCAGGAAGGTGTATGCATAACTTTGAAAGCAATATACTGGAGAATATGGTAAGACAAAATATGCCATAAGCCCTTCATCATCTTCCCTTTATGAAACTATGCTTACTCTGCCTGCAAAACCTCTTGTTCACTTCTTAACTGCTAAAAGGAATTCtattacaaataatttttaaatactagTAAGATTTTTGAGCATATTAATCCACACAGTTTTGCCTTCATCCTAAGACAAACAGCAAAGTAACTATGCTTCCTTGCACAAGGAAATGCGCAAGCATTTTACAGGAAACTTGTACACACCTCTGAATGGACACTCACCTGCTTaagtgctggagagcagggaatgaGTTCGCCGATTCTGTTTATCCCAGCATTAATCTTCTTCTTTCGATGTCTCTCCACTAAGCAAAACCAATACATGCTGTGTCATCTGCTTGGGCAAGTCACCACAACAGCAGCACGACTAGTACCAGTGTAAGGACtcaaatacattatttcatGGTATACTGGAACCCTCAGTAACtcgagagaggaaaaaaattcctCTAAAGTAAACCTCAGGTACTGAATGGAGAGCTGTAAACATAAGCAGCAATACCTTTAAAAGTGGGGATGTTCTGGACCCCTTTGTGGAAAGGAAGAGTTACTACATCTCAAAATTCAGGTTTTGATACTGCTTTTGAACTGAGTTTTATACCACTCAGCCTGAGGGATGCAACCCCTACAACATACAGCCAGTATGTGTACAGAATTTCTGGGATGCCAACATCCAGGTGGGTGCATCGGGGACAGGTTATAGGAATATTTCTAATACAGGGAACCCCTGAAGCTCTCAGGTCGGGTATCTGTCTCTGTTTGAAGAGAGATGGGCATTATCATGTGAATGCTGtgcatttatttccctttagAATTAAATACAACTGAAATTGTTTCATTCTTAGTTCACTAGCATTGGAAAGGCAGTGGGATGGTCCTGCTTTCATATTGGGTGTGCTACTGCAACCCTGTACTATGGAAAACATCAAACAACCTAGATGCCCTTCTACACAGATATGCAAGGACGCAGAAAGGTGTTTGGAAGGGTGGCGTTTTAAATGAAGTAAAACTCCTTGAGAGGAACCTTCTCCATGCAAGATCTGTTTTAGTAGTTCAAAGCATCAGTGCTTATTTCCAGACCAAATAACAAAGCATAATGTTCCTACCTGCATTATGTGTTTCCcggtttttctttctgtgaaacacaaagagaaagtgatgtgaaacagaaaggaaacaaatctgCATACAAATACTtctcttattattttctttacagctgAAAATACCAAATATTCTGCTCTGTGAATAAGGATGTAGCAGAAGTCACACTCACAAGGACTGGTCTTAGACATTAGTATTAAATAGTTTCTAATAATAATCCATGGAGAGACCCAGCTGCCCTTTGATTCTCACTACCAATACAgaatacaaaaaaccccactatttAGTGGGGTAAGAAAGAGTCCGAAATCCatgaagactgaaaaacaaTCTGTAGGACAAATCAATGTTCTCTCCAAGCTTTGTCCTGTCATAAAGCAGATCCTACATGGGTACCTAGCACAGGATGAATGCTCTATTTAACCAGGGACTGAAGGATTCCCCTTCCAATCAGGTATTAGATCAATGTGCTactacaaaacaacaaaaacctggAAACGTTGTAATGACCCTGGTCAACCCTCAGAACTGCTTGTCAATACCCAATTGCAAACTCTTAGCTAGAAACTTCACACCTGTGACATGACCACAGAGTACAGAAGTACAACTCACCGATGTTGCTTCTTGGTAGGTGTCTCATTCTCTGTCATCTCTGGCATGGTTTCGGAGAAGAGAGCCTGAAGAAAATTGGGGAAGGAATTAACAACCGCACTCTTCTGAATTCTCAGCACGTGGCATTTGTTACATCATTCTGCCTTTGACCACAAGGACAGGTCCATACTTCAGTGTACGCACAGGTCCATCACCTTGATGTAGAGCAGTTGGTCATGTGAGTATAAACTCGCGTGCGAGTACTCATGTGAGTAGTTTTGTGAACCTGCCCTGCTGTCTATGATGAACTGGCTTGCATTTCCTCAATTACTTTACATATCAAACCAATTATAGTCCCAACTACTTTaaggaagcaggaaggaaaattaGAGTGTATGACTGGTCTTTGAATGGGAGGAAATACAGCTGAATTCTCTTCCATCAGCCTTTCTTAGCTGAGTATGCATTCAATTCTCAGCtctaaataaaacatgaatGCTTAGCAAAATACAAGATACAATGAGgacattttattaaatacaaatttaGAGTGCTATTAATGTAGCAAATTACAAAACCCACTTACTATTGAATAATGTACATCTTAAAATAGCCAAAAATGACAACACCCTATGTTGTTGGGTAGgtaaaattcagttaaaaataaagttttgaaaTAAAGTTATACGTAACAGCCTCAGCTTGAACACATCAGGAGCctgtatttaaacaaacaaaaacattatgaaaaaatatacaaaagatGAGATTAAGTCACTGATGGTTGAACAGGTATCTACCAGAGGAATTCATTTTAGAGAGGAAGTAACATAGAGTATATTGTAATTACAACAGGAAACCCCCCCCAAATCTGCTTTTTGATAAGGCAGAGCTCTGATAACTAAGCATTTAGTTCCATGTTTCTGCTCATTCTTTCACCAACGAACCCGTTACTATAACTCTTTCCATGGGCCCTCAGACTGCTCGTGGCTTCACCTCTCCCTGGTTCCTCCTAGAAAGCTCATCAGCTTCTTTTAAGGCTTCATATCTTTAGGGGGTTTGTTTGTACTGGAAGGAAGTGGGGGCGGGTTTTAATATAACTTTCAAACCCAAGCAGTTCTCAGTGTAAACCGAGCATTACTGACACCGACAttaaaaacacccccaaaacaacatCTTTATGAACCAGAAAGCCAGCCACCTATACAGAGAGCTCCCAATGCACTGAAGCACACACTTTGGAAAGGGCTCTGCGCACACACTTGCATGCATGCTTGTGTAAAGTCAACAGAAATAATGTGTATTGTACCAGAACAGAATTCGGGTGCTGTTCTCCAGTCTAAAATGTAGGGTGCTCTTGTCCAGTAAAGATTAACTAAAAACAAGGGTGCTCTTGTTCAGTAAAGATTAACTGGGGAGAAACATCAGGGCTGATGCTGTTTACCACTCTATCCCTTCTTTAAATACTTCCTCTATTCCTGTGAAGGCAAGAATAGGGGAATGTTGGCAAACCTTGAAGTAAAGCAAACAGGCAATATCCTGCAAATAGATCCAGCTTGGGGAACTCAAAGTCCTGAAGTTTTCAGGAGCATAATTCAACTCTTCCACCTACACAACAGTGCAGTGTTCACACCACCATAAAATTAGACACAATCCTCCCTGAGATGAGCTACTGCATTACACCACTCCTCTGGGTGTTACACACAGCCGATCTGAAACAATCACCACAGACTTCCCTAGCCCGTCAATGGGAGTGCATCATCTTCTATTCGTATTTCGCCACAGGTTTGCTTCCTCCATTCTCACTGACCATGCTCTGATAGAGTTAACATTCTTTTACTGTTAGAGAAAGTAGTGGTGTAACATCAGCACTTTCATTCACTCTCTTTTAAACTACCTTGTGTTACTTTATCTTAAACCCaagatttcttctcctttaaatGCATTTAGCTTAATtcactggtttatttttgtttatacaCCATAAGACTATTCCAGTTGGGACCTGAGGTCCTCCAAGTTGGTGAaaattcacaactctgaaagcCAGGAAAGCCAGTTTCCTACCCAAGGCATCTGTAACTGATCCCTCCTGTGCATAACTGGCGATGGTCAGTAGTACTTACTTATTCTAGCTGCATTCATTGTATCAGGTGATGATGGAGGTGAAACTGGGAGAGTTTAGCACGTGTGCAATTCTGATGACTTCAAAAGTAACTCTGATTAAAGGCCAACCATCTTTCACACTGTTGGCAACCAGAGATGTTCACCCACACACTGTGAGACTGCGGTCAGCACACTTCACTTCAGTTGTGTCAAAGCAGCCCAGCAAAATCTATATCCATTAAAGCTACCAGCAAAGACATGAGAAGCAGAGCAGCTACCCACTACTGCTATGCTTTTGTATATCCATCACTAAGACAATACCTTGTGTATCAGATAAAATAGCTATTCTAGGGGGCAAAGGGGGGCATTTAGTGTACACAGCACTCTTTGTGTTTAGTGAGGTAAGGATGTGAGCACAGAGTCTGTGGACATGGCTCTGGTACAACAAAGCTCACAAACGGTACACTCAGAAAAAGGAACGTGCTGGATTGCATTGTGTGGCAGTCATGCACCCTGTTTCTTGACTTGTCTGCACCATCTGTAAGGACAGAGTTGATGTATCTGTTACAGCCCATTACTAGACCATGCCAAGTATACTGGAAATCAGAGTGAAGAGATGAAAGAGGTCTAAGTTTTGGTAAATTTAGCGTTTTTTAAGGACTAATGTAT
This Lathamus discolor isolate bLatDis1 chromosome 4, bLatDis1.hap1, whole genome shotgun sequence DNA region includes the following protein-coding sequences:
- the USF3 gene encoding basic helix-loop-helix domain-containing protein USF3 isoform X1 → MVPAAGSPLLSPPSPAALFSETMPEMTENETPTKKQHRKKNRETHNAVERHRKKKINAGINRIGELIPCSPALKQSKNMILDQAFKYITEMKRQNDELLLNGGNNEQAEEIKKLRKQLDELQKENGRYIELLKANDICLYDDPTIHWKGNLKNAKVSVVIPSDQVQKNIIVYSNGSQPNGNNQGASVQGITFNVGHNLQKQTANVVPVQRTCNLVTPVTISGIYPTENKPWPQTTVSPVASAQTAPAGNVLELSTPDNERGVLTTATTGSQSASRSGTEQELQCSSGNALQNDQNLPKSKTDEEGTKLTKKTLLQGISLPSSASTEASKVPQVNAACSDAQNSRSDLQESCVVSPTDTAGVPSARLSAADSSSSVNVLKSTDLVSSAGMPVTSAAEGVKAATAISTLPAISLENCWSFSGSSGVGTSDLKNMSSLTRMPSAGNTQTTWTTLQLAGNTVQPLSQTPSGIMTAVLNEPVNGAGTVSSAHSRPLTASISLNTSLPGDGQAAEQIVVTLPSCPPLPMQPLISQPQVKTQAAGNLLPLNSAMQVIQMAQPVAAAVTGAPANQNVIILQPPNPTPCPPIVRAEVPSQTVSQQIVIIQAANQNPLPLLSAQPSASVRVPMNGPTAIANSSSSIQNVSLPQTFGGKHLVHILPRPSSLPSSSSTQTFSVTMSNQQHPQTISLNGQLFALQPVMSSSGASNQAPMQIIQPTTSEDPNTNVALNTFGALANLNQSISQMAGQSCLHLSLNHPPNPTTVSNQIATVNCVSLPTSVATSVPAEVPVLTTASNSINASPKKAAASLPASAKSKRTNKKPSTKKHQAIISKASCPAFPCKDAGKVDCTAVETVAKHSNGEGLLETAPAAAQALTTSQASGTAASSGVSVPDSPSKDTARSEQAVKTCPAPELSSAEAPASSLLESVVSEQLPLVPPAAKDAPHQQAQGSPNHPSTDSASSESSKPCDPPSTLTSSPTEAQPQVAGMSAAQSSTAGHPSKAGTVSEPCSVAQDSSTVMQDADLLEGQGLTKMLSDLTKERTAVEKTSSFAVQGEHSDFPMENPKSAEPNVDLPDKQELLLMNTEGDALSQHHSCISDQEVVGASLIASRQADSPMSTSSGSSRGFSVASMLPDTTREDITSSTSTSTCNSCTFAEQTDIVALAARAIFDQENLEKGGGGIQVNVRDAIAKSTEVAPLEREQQPFKPQPVKENNAGPLEAAPNKFSAQDTVQTNVDRQVENPSCSVGGVETSNTSLQISSSQSPSLTSLSVNNLIHQSRIVHPLVSCSSLSQSSEPAIVPSTVSLPLPSSTYVNQSPGPAMMSEYAQEQLNAIRASTMQASQLQESHLKQQNHEGRKDSAKRAVQDDLLLSTAKRQKQCQTAPIRLEGMALMNRTPESIADQTQMLVSQIPPNSSNSVVSVSNQGHTDGLNRLFPPNSNFVTAALRQTEVQCSSQPSISEQQGQAGQHLQPIQHVPAQGISHLHSNHPYLKQQQAGQLRERHHLYQLQHHVTHGENSVHSQPHGVHQQRAMQQEVQMQKKRNLIQGTQATQLSLQQKHHGSDQARQKGGQPHPHHQQMQQQMQQHFGASQPEKNCENPATSRNHHNHPQSHINQDIMHQQQQDVSSRQQGSGSEHVSGHNQMQRLMTSRGLEQQMVSQASIVTRPSDMTCTPHRQERNRVSSYSAEALIGKTPSNSEQRIGISLQGPRVPDQLEMRSYLDVSRNKGLVIHNMQGRLPVDHTVGSDVQRLSDCQTFKPAGPNQQPTGNFDVQASRNSEIGNSVSSLRGMQSQAFRISQNTGPSIERQKRLPYQPVQGIPTGNTLPSRENENTCHQSFMQSLLAPHLGDQVSGSQRSIPEHQRNTQCGASSTIEYNCPPARESVHIRRDGDAQGRESCDMSIGAINTRNSSLNIPFSTSSSSGDIQGRNTSPNISVQKSNPMRMTDSHGTKSHMNTPVSSNMHGVVRPTHPHPAVSHGSGEQGQPSVRQPNSSVTQRSRHPLQDNGGSKIRQPERNRSGNQRHGNVFDPSLPHLPLSTSSSMILGRQQSAIEKRGSIVRFMSDGPQVSNDNAAPDQHTLSQNFGFPFIPEGGMNPPINANASFIPPVTQPSATRTPALIPVDPQNTLPSFYPPYSPAHPTLSNDISIPYFPNQMFPNPTTEKPSSGSLNNRFGSILSPPRPVGFAQPSFPLLPDMPPMHMTNTSHLSNFNLTSLFPEIATALPPDGSAMSPLLSIANTSASDSSKQSSNRPAHNISHILGHDCSSAV